Below is a window of Romeriopsis navalis LEGE 11480 DNA.
CGGGATGTTTTGAGCAAGCGCAGCAGCTCTACCATGAAGCGGTTTCGACTTACGCGGATGGATTTGACGGCGCATATTTGCTACGGGACGGGAATTCCGATCGCGGGATGTCAATCATCTTGTGGCAAAGCGAAGCGGCCAAGCAGGCGAATCAAAACGAATTGCATGACACGATTTTGCAGAAGATGGCCCCACTCTTCATCGAGCGGCCCCAAAACCATCACTATGATGTGGTGAGCGAAATCCCCGGTAATCCCGCCAAAGTGAAAAAGAAGGAACTGGCGATCGCATAGGTTGAGCTGGGCGATCGCGTTTCGCCGGACTTGTTGATTGAGCCGAATTTGCAGTGAGCGATGACTTGGCAGAAGCGGCATTCTCCCCCATGCTGAATAGGGTAATTTACTCGATTTTGCGTGGGGAGTTGGAGTAATGCGGTCTGCCAATCTTGCACCAGCTGAGCGGATTATTGTGCCGTTAGATGTGCCGACGGTCGAAGCGGCGGTGGCATTGATCGATCGCTTACCGCAAGTCACGTTTTGGAAAGTGGGTTTGGAATTGTTCGTCAGTAGTGGGGCGAGCGTCCTGCAAGTACTGAAGCAGCGGCATAAACGAATTTTTCTCGATCTGAAATTGCATGATATTCCCAATACTGTTGCGGGTGCGGCGGCGGCGGCGGCCCGGTATGGTGTGGATTTGCTGACGGTGCATGCCACAAATGGCAGCGCGGGATTGGCGACGGCACAAACGGCGGCGACCGATGCGGCGACGGCAGCGGGCTTGATGCCACCCCAGATTATTGCCGTGACGGTGCTCACGAGTATTGATGCGCGGACGTTGGCCTTTGAATTAAAAGTGCCGATCGAATTGCCAGAGTATGCGTTGAATTTAGCGATGTTGGCCCGTGATAGTGGGTTGGCCGGGGCGGTCTGTTCGCCCCAAGAGGCATCGCAGCTACGGGATGTCTGTGGCCGTGATTTTGTGTTGGTTTGTCCGGGCGTGCGTCCTAGTTGGGCGATAAAGGGTGATCAAAAGCGCGTGATGACTCCGGCAGCGGCGTTGGCGGCGGGGGCTGATTACTTAGTGATTGGGCGGCCAATTACAGCAGCAGCGGATCCGGTAGCGGCATTTGAGCGAATTTGCGGGGAGCTGGAGTTGTCATGATGTGGTTTTTATCTCCTCCCAGTTTGATGGCACCGGCGATCGTCGTTGCCGCGTCGTCGCCATCGCCAGTGATGATTGCCCGCCGGACCTGTCCAACCGATATCACGCAACTAACGCCGCAATTATTACGAGATTTGCCGAGTTATGCGAATCGGGTGATCGTTCGGAGTCGCTCCGTTGAGCAACTCAATTCGATGCCCATTGTGGTGTTGGCTGGGCAAGCCGAGTATGCACCGTTGCCCGTGGTGGCTGAAAAGTCCGCAAGTGATCCAAATTTGCGCCAAATCTTCTTCACGACGCTGGAACGACAGCGGGTGGGAAAGCAGCTGCGTGCACTGCAACAGTACCATTGGCTATTAATCACACCGACTTCGACGGGCTGGCAAATTGTTTTAAGTTACACTCGTACGGGTGCCTATCCTCAAGCAAGTTGGCCCGTCACACCCCCGCGGGAAAGTAGCCAAGGGCCGATCGCCCAAGCTGCGAAATTGTGGTTCCGTGACTGTCATGCGGGTGCGGTCCGATCGTGAAAAAGTCCATTCTAGGGGCGGGATTTCTGCGGCGTTCTGAATTTCATGCACTACCATAAGTAGGCTTTTTTAAAGCCGACACGGCATCTTGTGAGCATTCGGCTGACTTCGATGGATGAAATTGTGACAGGTGCAGCATGGCAATTGGCGATCGGCAACTTAAAATTTTGCAAGTTATTCACGCTGGCCACACCACGGGTGACGCGATTGTTGATGCGATGAATTCATCGCCCCAAATGCTGAGTCACTATATTGCCCAGATGGTTGAAGATGGCTATATCAAAGCGGCGCGGCTCTACGATAACGAACTGCGTGATTTTGTGGTGGTGCGGGCTTCCTTGACGCCTGATGGTGAGGCGGTATTAGCACAAATGGCCCAAACGACGCCGACCGTCGCTGTTGCCCAACCATCACCCGCCGCGTCAGCAAATACGCCGCCGCAACTGGTGGCTAGTGCCAGATCAGACGCAACCGGCGCGGCGGCTGATGTTGTCACGGATTACAGCTTGGTTGGGGATAGCTTACGCACCCTCACCACCTTAATCGCCGAACTGCCACCGGATTGGCGTGATCTGGCGGCAGTTTACCTGGACGATTTGCAAGCGGAAATCAATATTGCGTACCGACGCCGACCAATTCGGATACGTGCTTATTTCTTGGCTTTACTGCGGATGGTTTTGCCGGTGGTGCCGCAGTTGCCGCATGGGGATAATTTTGTTCAACAGGCGCGTTTGTTATCCCGAGAATTAGGGATTCCGGTAAAGTTGCCCGGTGATGACTGAGGTTGAATGCGGGTGCCTTAACGATCATTCGGTGTGTGAATGCGGAGCATTTGATTTCCCCCCCTTTGGAACTCATACTCAACTGTGATGATGTCCGCTTGCTTGCCGAGCTGTGTTGCCAGGGCGATCATGGGGGCAAGATGGGGCGATCGTTGATTGTCCAGCGTCAGTAGCGGAAATATCCGGACTTCGGCGGCGACACGGAGGAGTGTTTGAAGCGCGGCTTGATGAAATTCAGCGTTGAGCTGCTGAGCATAGAGCAATAAAAAGTGCGAACAAAGGCATAAATCAAATTGTTGATCGTTAAACATCGGTAATTTTGGCAGGGCTGCCGCGATGTAGCGTTTGGCCTGGCGGCCTTGGGCGTAATCCGCTAGAAACTGTTCCATTGATGCCAGCCGCGATCGGCCAAGTTCATCAGGACTTTGAAATGTCTTCCAAATGTATTCATCGGGCTGTGCTTTTACCTGGGATATGATGGAGTTGTAAGTCGCTTCTACTCGTTGCCGGATTTGGGCAGCGGAAAATTCATAGATTGGGTCAATTGATATTACGTCATGGCCTAATTGATGCATTTCGGTATTGAAGCTCGCTGGGCCATCCCCACAGCCGAGAATTCTGCCCCCTAAGTCGGATTCAGAGAGTGTAAACATCTGCTGATATTCCGTTAAATTACGTCCCCAAGGGACGACTTCATGGAGTCGCATGGCTGATTTTGGGCTGTGGTGAACTCTGTGTTGGATGTGGATGCAATGGCTGGGTCTAGCAAAGGCGATGGGATCGAATTTGTGCCACTAACCGCATTGCCATGTAGTATGACAGCCCAATGATCGGACTAGCCGATCGCAACGGCGCTAAATCTCAGCCTAAGCTAGATATACGCGTCATCATCATCGAATTTGCATAAGCCGATTGCCTCCGGCGTTATGCCAAATCAGCCTCCTGGCAAACGCCTTGTGGCACTTTAATCAACGTTCTTGCAATGATTCCCGGTCCCCTCAAACTGCAAGCGACGATATCGAATTTAGAGCGTTTATCGATTTGGAGCAATCGGAATGAATATCAATCAAAGTATTGGCCTAATGACGCTTGCTGGGATCGCTGCTGTGGCGATCGGGCCGACCGTGTTGAAAGGTGAAAACCCCTTGGCCCTGAGTCCAAATATAGCGGCACCCGTGACCCAGCCGATTAATCAGCCAGAGGTGAAAACCCCCGCAAAATCTGTGATGCCGGAAGTGGCGGCGCAAGATCCCCTAGATAATATCCTGCAAGAATTCAATCAGACGGCAAAGCGTCCGTCGGCGCTTGCCCCCATGGAGGAGGGATCGGAGTCGATCCAGTTAGCGCAAGCTGGTAGTGATCAAGCTCCCAACAGTGCGCGTTCATTGTTTCGGCAGGGAGTGCGGTCGTTGAAGGCGAAGCAGTATCGCGATGCCATTGAGGCTTTCCAGAACTCGATTGATCAAAATCCGAAAGTGCCAGCGGCGCATTTTAACTTAGGGCTTGCCCACTCCATCTTGCGGGAATATGATGATGCGATCGCCAGTTTCCAACAAGCGATTCGCTTGCGGCCAAAATACTACAAAGCCTGGCTCCAATTAGGTCGTGTGCTTGGTCGGCAGCGGCAGTATCAAAAAGCGATTGTTTCCTTGCAGCGGGCGGCGAAGCTACAACCGCGAAAGGGGATGCCCCATATTGAACAGGGCATTGTGTATCGTCGCCAAAAGCGATATACCGCGGCACTTTCGGCTTTGCGTCGGGCAATCCGACTGCGGCCGCAGGATGGGCGTGCCCATGCCTTGCTTGGGTCAACCTACAATCGGCTGAAGCGTGAAAGCGCGGCAATTCCGGTGCTGCAGAAAGCGGTGCGACTAGGCAGCAAATCCATGAGCACCTATCTCGATTTGGGGATCGCTTATTACAATACCAAGCAATTTTCCAAAGCGGCGGTGAACTATAAGCGGGTGACTCAGCTCGCACCCAAATTTGCTACGGGTCATGCTTATTTAGGGGATGCCTATTTACGCAGTGGTCAAGCGACACAGGCGATCGATGCCTATGAAGCCGCATTGCGCATTGATCCGAATAATCGCACTGCGAAGAAAGGTATTGGTGTGGCCCGGTCTAAAACCTTTTAGGCGTGAACTAAACTTGCTGGCTACTGCCGTGGTCACTAGTCGAATAATGGGTTGGGGCAGATGGGTCACAAACTCTCCTGATGCCCCAACACCAGGGGTGTAATTTAAAAAACTTCTACCAAAGAACTTACGAATGTTAATGCGTCAATCCGTCAGGGTGTTTACGATTGCAGCAGTTGCCTTTGCCATGTCCATTCCGACAATGGCGACTGCCAGGGCGTATAAAGTCCGCCGAAGTTCCCCGACTTCCGTGGCCCAAGCTGCCAAGCCATCGAACCAGCGAGCGCTATGGCGTCTTGCCCTCGCCGACTATCGAAATAAGCGGTTTCAGTCAGCGGTTGATCGACTGGAAAAGCTGGTGCCGATTTATCCAAACGTCTACGATATGCGAATTTTGTTGGGGGGATCTTATTTTGAATTGAAGCAATATGCCCCCGCAATGCAGCAGTTTCAGCAGGCGACGCAGATCAAGCCAAAATCAGCGGCGGCTTGGCGTTTACTTGGGGCGTCTCATAATCGGTTGAAGCAATATCCCAAGTCGATCGTTGCGTTTTCCCAAGCGTTGACGTTGGCCCCGAATAACGCCGATGCCCATTTGGGGTTAGGGGTTGCTTATTACAACCAGAAGCAATCAACAAAGGCCGTCAAGCATTATAAGCGCTATACCGAATTGCGTCCGCAGCGGGCCTTAGGACATGCTTATTTGGGTGATGCCTATCGTCGGACGAAGCAGTTAGAAGCGGCGATCGCCGCTTATCAAAAGGCATTATCGATCGATGCGAATAATGCGATCGCAAAACAGGGGTTGAGTAATCTCACTGCCCGGCCGCGATAGTCCTGGACTGGTGGGGGACACCTCCCACTAAATCTATCTGAGTCGTTGAGCGGTTAGCATCAGATCTGGTGCTAACCGTTTTTTTGATGGGGTTCTCAGGTTAAATCAGTTCGGCGAGTTCCATCCAGCGTTCAGTGGACTGTTCAATTTCGGTTTCTAATGTTGCCAATCGTTCGGTCATTGCTTGTAATTCGCTGTAGCCTTCGGGGGGATTTTCGTAGAGCTGTTTCTCCAGTTTGGTTTTTTCGGCTTCGAGTTCGGGGATCGTGGCTTCGAGTTGCTCATATTCGCGCTTTTCCTTGTAAGACAATCGACGCGGTTGATGACTGCTCGCTGATGGTGTTTTTGCCGGTGTGGCAATTACCTTCTTTTCTGTGGGTGTTGCGGACTCCGCAGCAGCGGTCGCCGCTGCCTTTTTGTAATCCAGATAGACGGAGTAGTTGCCGGGATATTGCTGAATATTGCCGCCCGGTTGCAATTCGAAAATTGTTTGAACCGTGCGATCGAGAAAATAGCGATCGTGGGATACCACAATCACGCAACCATTAAACTCTTCCAGGTACTCTTCCAACACCGATAGAGTTTGGACATCTAAATCGTTTGTCGGCTCGTCCAGGATCAGAACATTGGGGGCACCCATGAGAACTTTGAGCAAGAATAATCGCCGTTTTTCACCCCCGGAAAGTTTGCCGATCGGGGCGTACTGCTGATTGGGTGTAAACAAAAATCGCTCTAACATCTGTGACGCGGTAATCACCGAGCCATCGGCGGTTTTGACTAATTCGGCCACCTCCTTCAGATATTCAATCACCCGTTGGTTCGCATACTTTGCGTCTTCTAAATCCTCGGAATGCTGATCAAAATAACCGAAATGAATCGTGCTCCCAATATCGACGGTGCCAGAATCAGCTTCCGTGCGGCCGGTGATGATATTCATCAGGGTTGATTTGCCCGCACCATTGCCGCCGATAATGCCGATGCGATCGTCCGGATTAAACAGATACGAGAAATCCTGAATTAATATGCGTTCCCCGTAGGCTTTGGTGATGTGTTCCAGCTCCACGACTTTTTTGCCGATGCGGCGTCCGACGGTGGAGATTTCAACTTTGCCTTGGGTTTCTTTAAATTCCCGCTCGCGCATTTCTCCAATCCGATCAATACGCGCTTTCTGCTTTGTACTCCGAGCCTTGGCCCCGCGCTGCAGCCAAGCCAATTCTCGGCGTAAGACGCCTTTAAGTTTTTGCTGAGTACTGGCGACTGATGCTTCAGCATCGGCTTTCTTGCCCAAGTAGTAGGAATAGTTGCCGTCGTAGCTGTAGAGATCGCCTCGATCGATTTCCAAAATCCGATTGGTCACGCGATCAAGAAAATAGCGATCGTGGGTAATTAACAACAGTGCGCCCTGGTAACGGGCCAAATAATTCTGTAACCACTCGACGGAATTGGCATCTAAATGGTTTGTTGGTTCATCCATTAGCAAGATGTCCGGCTGCGCCAGTAAGGCCGCTGCAATCGCGATGCGTTTGCGATAACCGCCGGATAAGGTGCCGACCTTGACGCTAAAATCCTGGATGCCCAATTTACTCAGTACAATTTTTGCCTGGGTTTCCAATTCCCAAGCACCCGTCGTTTCCATGCGCTCATTCAAGCTAGCTAGTCGATCGAGCAGTTGATCCGTCGGGGCGCTAGCGAGTTGTTCGGAAACCGCTTCGTATTCCTTCACGAGGGCCATCTGTTCGCCGCTATCGGCAAAGACTTGTTCCAGGACGGTGTGCTCGCCATCCATTTCTGGTTGTTGCGGCAGATAGACAGTTCGGATCCCATTACCGGTTTCAATGTTGCCCCCATCGGCTGGTTCAAGGCCAGCCAACATTTTGAGCAGGGTCGATTTCCCTGACCCATTGGTGCCAATTAGCCCGACCCGATCGCTCGAATCGACACTAAAGCTGCTATCCCGCAGGATTTCCTTAATGCCAAAATCCTTGCGTAAGGATCGTACGGATAAAACACCCATTTTCTTGCCCCACGGCACAACGCCGGTTAAAACTCGCTAAAACTTGATGGAATTTGGTTGGATGTGCCAAAAGACAACATCTAGTTGTGATCTCGGACACAATACCGGGAACCTTTACAAAACTATTATCTTTACCTATAGACAGTTGTTCCAAGTCAGAAATTCTGGCAATTGCCACTAAATTTTTCTGCCTGTTAGATTTTTACCGCATTGCTGCCCCGATTGGGGGTGCGGCGAGTTGATCCGTGAACGAAAACTAGGATATGCCTGATTGGGTTGGGCCTAGTCGTCACCGCATTTTAGCTTTCCTGCATCAGTTATGCGTTGCGCGATGTAGATGTATTTAGTCAGTGTTCTGGTTGCGTGCATCTCATCAAATTACTCAGTCAAGTTGTCCTATCTCAAGTGCTCTGGGGTGTCTGAAACGATGCGAATTTGTGAAATTGTCCAGCAGGTCTTGAGCACTGGTGTTTTATCGATCGAAGCGGAAGACCAGCTGCGACGGATGCTGTCAAAGAAGTACGATCGAGAAGATTTCCAGGCTTTTATGAAATTGCAGAATGCGGCCATGGTTGGCTTGGTGCGGCAAGAGTCACGGTTGGCTCAACCCGCCGCATTGCGCAAAGTTGCCTAATGCCTTGATCTGGCGTTACTGCGACTTTTTCCTTCAGTAGCGTGAAAATCAATCTCGTTTATGATTCAATGCTCAAACCGAGAAAAATCGGTGAGCGCTGAATTGTTTTGGATTGATGCTGAACCGAAAAAACTGCTTGATGTCGGGTGGAATGCGCCACAGGTTTACAGATTTATGGCAATCTGGACATAGTCAGAGAATTTGCCCATAGCGTTGCCCTGGCATGCCGTGGATGGACAAAACCGCTGACCGTCGCACGTTGAATTTTCCATAGAGCGGTACCTATGCAGACACTGCCTAATCCAGTTTCGGCTTCTTCTTCTAACCCGACTGAGAACTATACAGACCCCGCAATTCGGCGGCGCGATACGCGACCAGTGCAGGTCGGAGATATTACGATCGGCGGTGGCGCACCGGTGGTGGTGCAGTCGATGATCAATGAAGATACCCTTGACATTGAGGGTTCGGTGGCGGCGATTCGCCGGTTGCACGAAATTGGCTGCGAGATTGTCCGGGTGACGGTGCCGAGTATTGGTCACGCCAAAGCCTTGGCGGAAATTAAGCAAAAGCTAAAGGCAACCTATCAAAACGTCCCCCTCGTAGCGGATGTGCATCATAACGGCATGAAGATTGCCCTGGAAGTGGCAAAGCATGTTGATAAAGTGCGGATTAATCCGGG
It encodes the following:
- a CDS encoding antibiotic biosynthesis monooxygenase, which translates into the protein MSDFHDCLTRKVAQVTIGEFKPGCFEQAQQLYHEAVSTYADGFDGAYLLRDGNSDRGMSIILWQSEAAKQANQNELHDTILQKMAPLFIERPQNHHYDVVSEIPGNPAKVKKKELAIA
- the pyrF gene encoding orotidine-5'-phosphate decarboxylase — protein: MRSANLAPAERIIVPLDVPTVEAAVALIDRLPQVTFWKVGLELFVSSGASVLQVLKQRHKRIFLDLKLHDIPNTVAGAAAAAARYGVDLLTVHATNGSAGLATAQTAATDAATAAGLMPPQIIAVTVLTSIDARTLAFELKVPIELPEYALNLAMLARDSGLAGAVCSPQEASQLRDVCGRDFVLVCPGVRPSWAIKGDQKRVMTPAAALAAGADYLVIGRPITAAADPVAAFERICGELELS
- a CDS encoding SAM-dependent methyltransferase produces the protein MRLHEVVPWGRNLTEYQQMFTLSESDLGGRILGCGDGPASFNTEMHQLGHDVISIDPIYEFSAAQIRQRVEATYNSIISQVKAQPDEYIWKTFQSPDELGRSRLASMEQFLADYAQGRQAKRYIAAALPKLPMFNDQQFDLCLCSHFLLLYAQQLNAEFHQAALQTLLRVAAEVRIFPLLTLDNQRSPHLAPMIALATQLGKQADIITVEYEFQRGGNQMLRIHTPNDR
- a CDS encoding tetratricopeptide repeat protein, encoding MNINQSIGLMTLAGIAAVAIGPTVLKGENPLALSPNIAAPVTQPINQPEVKTPAKSVMPEVAAQDPLDNILQEFNQTAKRPSALAPMEEGSESIQLAQAGSDQAPNSARSLFRQGVRSLKAKQYRDAIEAFQNSIDQNPKVPAAHFNLGLAHSILREYDDAIASFQQAIRLRPKYYKAWLQLGRVLGRQRQYQKAIVSLQRAAKLQPRKGMPHIEQGIVYRRQKRYTAALSALRRAIRLRPQDGRAHALLGSTYNRLKRESAAIPVLQKAVRLGSKSMSTYLDLGIAYYNTKQFSKAAVNYKRVTQLAPKFATGHAYLGDAYLRSGQATQAIDAYEAALRIDPNNRTAKKGIGVARSKTF
- a CDS encoding tetratricopeptide repeat protein; protein product: MSIPTMATARAYKVRRSSPTSVAQAAKPSNQRALWRLALADYRNKRFQSAVDRLEKLVPIYPNVYDMRILLGGSYFELKQYAPAMQQFQQATQIKPKSAAAWRLLGASHNRLKQYPKSIVAFSQALTLAPNNADAHLGLGVAYYNQKQSTKAVKHYKRYTELRPQRALGHAYLGDAYRRTKQLEAAIAAYQKALSIDANNAIAKQGLSNLTARPR
- a CDS encoding ABC-F family ATP-binding cassette domain-containing protein, translated to MGVLSVRSLRKDFGIKEILRDSSFSVDSSDRVGLIGTNGSGKSTLLKMLAGLEPADGGNIETGNGIRTVYLPQQPEMDGEHTVLEQVFADSGEQMALVKEYEAVSEQLASAPTDQLLDRLASLNERMETTGAWELETQAKIVLSKLGIQDFSVKVGTLSGGYRKRIAIAAALLAQPDILLMDEPTNHLDANSVEWLQNYLARYQGALLLITHDRYFLDRVTNRILEIDRGDLYSYDGNYSYYLGKKADAEASVASTQQKLKGVLRRELAWLQRGAKARSTKQKARIDRIGEMREREFKETQGKVEISTVGRRIGKKVVELEHITKAYGERILIQDFSYLFNPDDRIGIIGGNGAGKSTLMNIITGRTEADSGTVDIGSTIHFGYFDQHSEDLEDAKYANQRVIEYLKEVAELVKTADGSVITASQMLERFLFTPNQQYAPIGKLSGGEKRRLFLLKVLMGAPNVLILDEPTNDLDVQTLSVLEEYLEEFNGCVIVVSHDRYFLDRTVQTIFELQPGGNIQQYPGNYSVYLDYKKAAATAAAESATPTEKKVIATPAKTPSASSHQPRRLSYKEKREYEQLEATIPELEAEKTKLEKQLYENPPEGYSELQAMTERLATLETEIEQSTERWMELAELI